In a single window of the Streptomyces sp. CGMCC 4.7035 genome:
- a CDS encoding LLM class flavin-dependent oxidoreductase, producing MTDYQRPLSFGVSLEPSAGVWPQTRLLARRAEDSGLDYLAVQDHPYQPGHLDAWTLITHLSALTHRISFLTDVADLQLRPPVMLAKAAASLSVLTDGRIQLGVGGGGIPDAIASMGGPARRGQDMVAYTEESLGLLRTALSDGAVQLHSPYHSVDGYRAGPVPPKPVELWLGAQKPRMLALTGRGADGWISPLNIYVPPQEVPSRQRIIDEAAAGAGRDPGTLRRVYNVIGVIGEQREGTGLVGDVRRWVDTLTEWTVELGFDTFVFWPATDPERQLALFADEIVPAVRERVDAVRSGR from the coding sequence ATGACCGACTACCAACGCCCACTCTCCTTCGGAGTGAGCCTTGAACCTTCTGCCGGGGTATGGCCGCAGACCCGGCTCCTCGCCCGGAGAGCAGAAGACTCGGGCCTCGACTACCTCGCCGTCCAGGACCACCCCTATCAGCCCGGTCACCTCGACGCCTGGACCCTGATCACGCACCTGTCCGCGCTCACGCACCGGATCTCCTTCCTCACCGACGTCGCCGACCTGCAGCTGCGGCCGCCGGTGATGCTCGCCAAGGCTGCCGCGTCGCTGAGCGTGCTCACCGACGGACGGATCCAGCTCGGTGTCGGCGGGGGCGGCATCCCCGACGCCATCGCCTCGATGGGCGGACCGGCGCGACGCGGCCAGGACATGGTGGCGTACACCGAGGAGTCCCTGGGTCTGCTGCGCACGGCCCTGTCCGACGGCGCCGTACAACTGCACAGCCCGTACCACTCCGTCGACGGCTACCGCGCCGGACCGGTGCCCCCGAAGCCCGTCGAGCTCTGGCTCGGCGCCCAGAAGCCCAGGATGCTCGCGCTCACCGGCCGGGGGGCCGACGGCTGGATCTCTCCGCTCAACATCTATGTCCCGCCACAGGAGGTCCCGTCCCGGCAGCGGATCATCGACGAGGCGGCCGCCGGCGCGGGTCGCGACCCGGGGACGCTGCGGCGGGTCTACAACGTGATCGGTGTGATCGGCGAGCAGCGGGAGGGAACCGGGCTGGTCGGCGATGTACGGCGCTGGGTGGACACCCTCACCGAGTGGACCGTGGAACTCGGCTTCGACACCTTTGTCTTCTGGCCCGCCACCGATCCGGAGCGGCAGCTCGCGCTCTTCGCCGACGAGATCGTGCCCGCCGTGCGCGAGCGCGTCGACGCCGTCAGGAGCGGACGATGA
- a CDS encoding TetR/AcrR family transcriptional regulator translates to MASTTRRPSSAADRRAALEKRILSVIGECLRSGVTYTELSVEQIAKAAGISRSTFYLYFRDKVDVLLRLSGSLKKESYEIAAAWRPTGPGGGVDGLARTYELILRHYREHSALMSAINEVAAYDPLVREAWNADQDRFVDNLVTVLEEEQRAGRTPRDIDPRLAAKAIVKGGDQVITQQISGSDGSDDAAVAEELARVYWYGVYRRPAADPAGG, encoded by the coding sequence ATGGCTTCGACTACCCGCCGTCCTTCCAGTGCGGCCGACCGACGGGCGGCACTCGAGAAGCGGATTCTGTCCGTGATCGGGGAATGCCTGCGCAGTGGTGTCACGTACACCGAGCTGAGCGTGGAGCAGATCGCGAAGGCCGCGGGCATCTCCCGTTCGACGTTCTATCTGTACTTCCGTGACAAGGTGGACGTTTTGCTCCGGTTGAGCGGCTCGCTCAAGAAGGAGAGTTACGAGATCGCGGCGGCCTGGAGGCCCACCGGCCCCGGGGGCGGTGTCGACGGTTTGGCGCGCACCTACGAGTTGATCCTTCGGCACTACCGCGAGCACTCGGCCCTTATGTCCGCGATCAACGAGGTGGCCGCGTACGACCCCCTGGTGCGTGAGGCGTGGAACGCGGACCAGGACCGGTTCGTCGACAACCTCGTGACGGTGCTGGAGGAGGAGCAGCGGGCCGGCCGGACTCCCCGGGACATCGACCCCCGGCTCGCCGCCAAGGCGATCGTCAAGGGAGGCGACCAGGTCATCACGCAGCAGATTTCCGGTAGCGACGGCAGCGACGACGCCGCTGTCGCCGAAGAGCTGGCCCGCGTCTACTGGTACGGCGTCTACCGCCGGCCCGCCGCAGACCCAGCCGGAGGCTGA
- a CDS encoding PH domain-containing protein encodes MDDGGVEREYRKRRKLPRTYLLLLSVVMLNALIQSGRVSEGMHGWTSAVIALLMVTTVVRIVLEQYRAYTRVTAAGITAQGPVRSRTWAWHEVYDIRVQPAPRGSGRMAPQWITYLYDLEGRRFQLPHLNDWQMDDPYAEVSELCLAAAPYRSLTWERRPEVEERILRRAARRKAWTWATYGALVVFFAMLAVDLYRVVVGLPEHLLLLLVCVPLASLVALGAVLQWYWTTRLPPALAQQP; translated from the coding sequence ATGGACGATGGTGGCGTGGAGCGCGAGTACCGGAAGCGGCGGAAGCTGCCGCGGACGTACCTGCTCCTGCTGAGTGTGGTGATGCTGAACGCCCTCATCCAGAGCGGCCGCGTCTCCGAGGGCATGCACGGCTGGACATCGGCGGTGATCGCACTGCTCATGGTGACGACCGTCGTGCGGATCGTCCTGGAGCAGTACCGGGCGTACACCCGCGTCACCGCCGCCGGCATCACCGCGCAGGGCCCCGTGCGATCGCGCACCTGGGCCTGGCACGAGGTGTACGACATCCGGGTGCAGCCGGCCCCGCGTGGCTCGGGCCGGATGGCCCCGCAATGGATCACCTACCTCTACGACCTCGAGGGCCGCCGCTTCCAGCTCCCGCACCTCAACGACTGGCAAATGGACGACCCCTACGCCGAGGTCTCGGAGCTGTGTCTGGCCGCCGCCCCGTACCGCAGCCTCACCTGGGAGCGGCGTCCTGAGGTCGAGGAGCGGATCCTGCGGCGGGCCGCGCGGCGCAAGGCGTGGACCTGGGCCACGTACGGCGCGCTCGTCGTGTTCTTCGCCATGTTGGCGGTCGATCTCTATCGTGTCGTCGTCGGGCTACCGGAACACCTGCTCCTGCTGCTCGTATGCGTGCCGCTGGCTTCCCTCGTCGCCCTGGGCGCCGTACTGCAGTGGTACTGGACCACGCGTCTACCGCCCGCCCTCGCGCAGCAGCCGTAG
- a CDS encoding NAD(P)-dependent alcohol dehydrogenase, translating to MSTTPTVSSTMRAARMYGYNQPLVLEEVPTPDIGPDEVLIKVGAAGMCRTDVQLVDGYFDKYAPSQFPVIPGHEIAGEIVRVGSAAEAGGHREGDQVVVVGGMGDGTCRHCHRGDTQICSHGAWPGFGPYGGYAEYVPVPAAYVIKVDRQYGLNAEQLAPLTDAGLTPYRGLKKLRDAGALAAGRVVGVMGVGALGTYAVQYAKLLGAGATVVAFARNQDKLDLAKKLGADHAINIGGRSLDEVRAELNAATGQSEIDAGIDCAGAEEMIRLGFGLLATAGHYSSVGLVGDRIDIPLFPLVAREYTYHGSFWGNYNDLSEVVALAQQGKVQHTIHEIAFDDVNDAIDRIRTGEIVGRAVIKY from the coding sequence ATGTCCACCACACCTACGGTCAGCAGCACGATGCGTGCAGCCCGAATGTACGGCTACAACCAGCCGTTGGTCCTCGAAGAGGTGCCTACTCCCGACATCGGCCCCGACGAGGTGCTGATCAAGGTCGGGGCCGCCGGCATGTGCCGCACCGATGTACAGCTCGTGGACGGCTACTTCGACAAGTACGCCCCGTCCCAGTTCCCGGTCATACCGGGCCACGAGATCGCCGGTGAGATCGTCCGGGTCGGCAGCGCAGCCGAGGCCGGCGGCCACCGCGAAGGCGATCAGGTGGTGGTCGTGGGCGGGATGGGCGACGGAACCTGCCGTCACTGCCACCGCGGCGACACCCAGATCTGCTCCCACGGCGCGTGGCCGGGGTTCGGACCGTACGGCGGCTACGCCGAGTACGTTCCGGTCCCCGCCGCGTACGTCATCAAGGTGGACAGGCAGTACGGCCTCAACGCCGAGCAACTGGCGCCGTTGACCGACGCCGGCCTGACCCCGTACCGCGGCCTCAAGAAGCTCCGTGATGCCGGCGCCCTCGCTGCCGGCCGCGTCGTGGGAGTCATGGGGGTGGGAGCCCTGGGCACCTACGCCGTGCAGTACGCCAAGCTGCTCGGCGCCGGCGCCACCGTCGTCGCCTTCGCTCGCAACCAGGACAAGCTCGACCTCGCGAAGAAGCTCGGCGCGGACCACGCCATCAACATCGGTGGCCGATCCCTCGATGAAGTCCGCGCTGAACTCAACGCGGCCACCGGTCAGAGCGAGATCGACGCGGGCATCGACTGCGCCGGTGCCGAGGAGATGATCCGGCTGGGATTCGGGCTGCTCGCCACCGCGGGGCATTACTCGTCGGTCGGCCTCGTCGGGGACCGTATCGATATCCCCCTGTTCCCGTTGGTGGCTCGCGAGTACACGTACCACGGGTCGTTCTGGGGAAATTACAACGACCTGAGCGAAGTCGTCGCGCTCGCTCAGCAGGGGAAGGTGCAGCACACCATCCACGAGATCGCGTTCGACGACGTGAACGATGCGATCGACCGCATCAGGACGGGCGAGATCGTGGGGCGCGCCGTCATCAAGTACTGA
- a CDS encoding GNAT family N-acetyltransferase: MSSRTSPISQPITIRRAVARDAKRLTRLVRGSGAYEGKYAAAVAGYRVGPDYIEAHRAFVAVGGDEHGGRVLGFYSLVLAPPELDLLFVADEAQGRGIGRLLVAHMQSEARAAGLDRLKVVSHLPAADFYRRVGAVRTGTALANPPAVPWDRPEFEFRIPSE; encoded by the coding sequence ATGAGTTCACGCACTTCCCCGATCAGCCAGCCGATCACGATACGGAGGGCCGTCGCGCGGGATGCCAAACGGCTCACGCGGCTCGTGCGTGGCTCAGGCGCCTACGAGGGTAAGTACGCAGCCGCAGTCGCGGGCTACCGGGTCGGTCCTGATTACATCGAGGCCCACCGCGCCTTCGTGGCCGTCGGCGGCGACGAGCATGGAGGCCGGGTCCTCGGGTTCTACTCGCTCGTCCTCGCGCCACCGGAGCTCGACCTGCTGTTCGTCGCCGACGAAGCGCAAGGACGGGGCATTGGACGGCTGCTCGTGGCGCACATGCAGTCCGAGGCCCGTGCCGCCGGGCTCGACCGTCTCAAGGTCGTGTCGCATCTTCCCGCCGCGGACTTCTACCGCCGCGTGGGTGCGGTGCGGACCGGGACCGCGCTCGCGAACCCGCCCGCCGTGCCGTGGGACCGTCCCGAATTCGAGTTTCGCATTCCTTCGGAATGA
- a CDS encoding SsgA family sporulation/cell division regulator, with protein sequence MPDEQAEISADQLAVDHISPLPTRIHWILWSSVQVPMRAVFHYDPGDPLTVSVQLLPPLGPAVTWVVSRDLLYEGTQGRSGMGDVRLWPSLTCGPPTMCMRLESRGTTALFEVDLPKLEEWLLSTFDLVPPGTELDRTNWDLLVERLLGDA encoded by the coding sequence ATGCCCGACGAACAAGCGGAGATCTCGGCTGACCAACTCGCCGTCGATCACATCAGCCCACTGCCCACCCGTATCCACTGGATCCTGTGGTCCTCGGTCCAAGTCCCGATGCGGGCCGTGTTCCATTACGACCCCGGCGATCCCCTGACGGTGTCTGTCCAACTGCTGCCTCCGCTGGGACCTGCCGTGACGTGGGTAGTCTCGCGTGATCTGCTCTACGAAGGCACGCAGGGGCGCAGCGGCATGGGCGACGTACGGCTCTGGCCCTCACTGACGTGCGGCCCGCCCACGATGTGCATGCGCCTTGAATCGCGTGGCACGACGGCACTGTTCGAGGTGGACCTGCCCAAGTTGGAGGAGTGGCTCCTGAGCACCTTCGACCTCGTGCCACCTGGTACGGAACTGGACAGAACGAACTGGGACCTGCTGGTGGAGCGTCTGCTCGGCGATGCCTGA
- a CDS encoding FAD-binding oxidoreductase, whose protein sequence is MNGALGTLPAELAGKTVTPDDRRYRMLRSTYTTVGRPAAVVLPESAGDVAAALRLARETGLRVAVRSGGHGLSGSGTNEGGLVIDLSALHKVDVLDRGSRLVRVEAGARWAQVAQTLAPHGLAISSGDHGNVGVGGIATGGGVGWLVRRYGLTVDHIRAVEVVLPDGTFVRADAETEPDLLWVMRGAGAGAGIAVAFEIEAMEVRGVGYAQLVAAVDPAGETLRRWAEVMERAPRELSTAVMLASQGTTTAAFVTAVVSSDRASVIRDAVGPLLGIGDVTAQQAHIVPYTELVPPHHQHTNTGQMPASTTNGLLTGMTPDAARALVTASAAPDPVLIQLRSLGGATHDPAPSATAFAHRHQNTLVIASAFPPDDRATLAAASTPLARHTDGAYVNFESAPDEATFAPPAPASPTCGSATTPTASCAPGRRSDRRPDRSHRPRAPRHPLRATIPLCSLHPVMEIHASGSSTPTADSSRCPPGSRRSPSGPGQTPGSGGSPYTTPQDATHLNRAASGALCGIGQV, encoded by the coding sequence ATGAACGGCGCCCTCGGCACACTGCCGGCCGAGCTGGCCGGGAAGACGGTCACGCCCGACGACCGGCGCTACCGGATGCTCCGGTCCACCTACACCACCGTGGGCCGCCCGGCCGCCGTCGTGCTGCCCGAATCCGCGGGCGACGTCGCGGCGGCGCTGCGGCTCGCACGGGAGACGGGACTTCGGGTCGCGGTCCGCAGCGGCGGCCACGGGCTGTCCGGCAGCGGCACCAACGAAGGCGGCCTCGTCATCGACCTGAGCGCGCTGCACAAGGTGGACGTCCTCGACCGAGGCTCCCGTCTGGTCCGTGTCGAGGCGGGTGCCCGCTGGGCCCAGGTCGCCCAGACGCTCGCTCCGCACGGGCTCGCCATCAGCTCGGGTGACCACGGCAACGTCGGTGTCGGCGGCATCGCCACCGGGGGCGGCGTCGGCTGGCTGGTACGACGGTACGGGCTCACCGTCGACCACATCCGTGCCGTGGAGGTCGTCCTGCCCGACGGAACGTTCGTGCGCGCCGATGCCGAGACCGAGCCCGACCTGTTGTGGGTGATGCGCGGGGCCGGCGCGGGCGCCGGGATCGCGGTGGCCTTCGAGATCGAGGCCATGGAGGTTCGTGGTGTCGGCTACGCGCAGCTGGTCGCGGCGGTGGACCCCGCCGGGGAGACGCTGCGGCGCTGGGCCGAGGTCATGGAGCGGGCGCCGCGCGAGCTGTCGACGGCGGTGATGCTGGCCTCGCAGGGCACCACCACCGCCGCGTTCGTCACCGCGGTCGTGTCCTCGGACCGTGCGTCCGTCATCCGTGATGCCGTCGGACCGCTGCTCGGTATCGGTGACGTGACGGCCCAGCAGGCCCACATCGTCCCCTACACCGAGCTGGTTCCACCGCACCATCAGCACACGAACACCGGGCAGATGCCGGCCAGCACCACCAACGGACTGCTCACCGGCATGACCCCGGACGCCGCCCGCGCCCTGGTCACCGCGTCGGCCGCCCCCGACCCGGTCCTGATCCAGCTGCGCTCGCTCGGCGGCGCGACCCACGACCCGGCTCCCTCGGCCACGGCGTTCGCCCACCGCCACCAGAACACACTCGTCATCGCCTCGGCGTTCCCGCCGGACGACCGTGCCACGCTGGCCGCTGCCTCGACCCCGCTCGCCCGGCACACCGACGGCGCCTATGTGAACTTCGAGAGCGCCCCCGACGAGGCCACGTTCGCTCCACCGGCACCCGCGTCACCGACCTGTGGAAGCGCTACGACCCCGACGGCGTCCTGCGCCCCCGGCCGTCGGTCTGACCGCCGACCTGATCGATCTCACCGACCCAGAGCCCCGCGGCACCCGCTGCGGGCGACCATCCCCCTTTGTTCACTGCACCCCGTAATGGAGATACACGCGTCCGGTTCTTCGACCCCGACGGCCGACTCGTCGAGGTGTCCGCCGGGGTCGCGCAGAAGCCCTTCCGGGCCAGGGCAAACGCCCGGATCAGGTGGGAGCCCGTACACCACTCCACAGGACGCAACCCACCTAAATCGAGCTGCCTCGGGTGCCTTATGTGGAATCGGACAGGTCTAG
- a CDS encoding winged helix-turn-helix transcriptional regulator, with protein METIHDDSCPSFEGTLEMIGRRWTGSVLQAAAQGARRFGEYRAMIDGISDRLLSQRLKELEAAGLIERTVIPTTPVQVRYRLAPDGQALVDALLPLAQWSLRRGFGTRGSGRVPAA; from the coding sequence GTGGAAACCATTCATGACGACAGCTGCCCGAGCTTCGAGGGCACCCTCGAAATGATCGGCCGCCGCTGGACGGGTTCGGTACTGCAGGCCGCGGCCCAGGGCGCCCGGCGCTTCGGCGAGTACCGGGCGATGATCGACGGCATCTCCGACCGCCTGCTCTCCCAGCGCCTGAAGGAACTCGAGGCGGCGGGCCTCATCGAGCGCACCGTCATCCCCACCACTCCGGTACAGGTCCGCTATCGGCTGGCCCCGGACGGCCAGGCGCTGGTGGACGCCCTGCTGCCGCTCGCGCAGTGGAGCTTGCGACGAGGCTTCGGCACCAGGGGCTCCGGCAGGGTTCCGGCGGCCTGA
- a CDS encoding (2Fe-2S)-binding protein produces MKQETGTRLSGQSPPEPPKVDITLNANGAPRSPSVDARVTLHDALRDHLGLTGVKKGRDQGACGTCTVMVDGKRVVSCLALAARREDRHQPDHRQHRGRHQPGDVRGNRHRPGHRTHRQRDVRRLPHARQRRHP; encoded by the coding sequence ATGAAACAAGAGACCGGGACACGCCTGTCCGGCCAGTCGCCTCCTGAGCCGCCGAAAGTCGACATCACCCTCAACGCCAACGGCGCTCCCCGCTCCCCCAGCGTCGACGCGCGTGTCACGCTGCACGACGCTCTGCGTGACCACCTCGGGCTCACCGGGGTGAAGAAGGGGCGTGACCAGGGTGCGTGCGGCACCTGCACGGTGATGGTCGACGGCAAGCGCGTGGTGTCGTGCCTCGCACTGGCCGCGCGACGAGAAGACCGCCACCAGCCGGATCACCGGCAGCACCGTGGGCGGCATCAGCCAGGCGATGTTCGAGGAAACCGGCACCGACCAGGGCACCGGACGCATCGCCAACGCGACGTTCGGCGACTACCTCATGCCCGTCAACGCCGACATCCCTGA
- a CDS encoding NAD(P)H-dependent flavin oxidoreductase, with product MFGITYPVMAAPMALHSGGTLAAAVSAAGGLGSFGGTHPWKGPDWIRAEIATIRATTHLPFGVGFITPFLPFTEPLFEAALEERPEVIALSFADPQPWLARAKAAGARVMCQVQNYDDARAAVAAGADVLVAQGTEAGGHTGTMGLLPFLAGIVRRYPDVPVLAAGGIGDGRTLAAVLTAGADGAWLGTAFLATPEAIEVHDVHKRLIVESDGGDTVWTRAYDIVSGLPWPATIGERVRRNRFTDEWSEREATLRDRKEEFAPPRAVSPVEGPPDPDTSAILYGQSAIFVDAVRPAAEVVRTIGDEAEAILGSRPRSLLS from the coding sequence ATGTTCGGTATCACCTACCCGGTGATGGCGGCCCCGATGGCACTGCACAGCGGCGGAACACTCGCCGCAGCGGTCTCCGCGGCCGGCGGGCTCGGCTCCTTCGGGGGTACACATCCCTGGAAAGGGCCTGACTGGATCCGTGCGGAGATCGCGACCATCCGTGCCACGACTCACCTCCCGTTCGGAGTCGGCTTCATCACGCCGTTCCTCCCCTTCACCGAACCGCTTTTCGAGGCCGCTCTGGAAGAGCGACCAGAGGTCATCGCGCTGTCGTTCGCCGACCCGCAGCCGTGGCTTGCTCGCGCCAAGGCCGCGGGAGCCCGGGTGATGTGCCAGGTACAGAACTACGATGACGCACGGGCGGCCGTCGCCGCGGGTGCCGATGTCCTCGTGGCGCAGGGTACCGAGGCCGGTGGCCATACCGGGACGATGGGACTCCTGCCGTTCCTGGCCGGGATCGTGAGGCGTTACCCCGATGTTCCGGTGCTGGCCGCAGGGGGCATCGGCGATGGCCGAACACTCGCGGCCGTCCTCACCGCCGGGGCGGACGGCGCCTGGCTGGGCACGGCGTTTCTCGCCACGCCCGAAGCCATCGAGGTACACGATGTCCACAAGCGTCTGATCGTCGAGAGTGATGGCGGCGACACCGTATGGACGCGGGCCTACGACATTGTGTCGGGGCTGCCGTGGCCGGCGACCATCGGTGAACGAGTCCGCCGCAATCGGTTCACCGATGAGTGGTCGGAGCGTGAGGCGACGCTGCGGGACCGCAAAGAGGAATTCGCGCCCCCGAGGGCGGTCAGTCCCGTTGAGGGCCCGCCCGACCCTGACACGAGCGCGATTCTCTATGGCCAGTCGGCGATCTTCGTCGATGCCGTCCGTCCCGCCGCGGAAGTGGTCCGCACGATCGGTGACGAGGCCGAGGCAATCCTGGGCTCGCGGCCTCGATCGCTGTTGAGCTGA
- a CDS encoding acyl-CoA dehydrogenase family protein: MRATASNTLIAQDVFVPEHRVLSVPAAAEGVYPRTLRDALLYASAFGPMLILCLVGPLLGLGKAALGTVVGDATAKPLSFTVHGRQADSVGVQMQVAEAALKLETARLHTYRAADEVDQAARSGRPLDYSARTYIRARAGLAAQHVLEAISTLLNAHGSSGFADDRPLQRVWRDANVAARHAGLVPAVGLEVYGKTLLGVSERVSLMV; the protein is encoded by the coding sequence ATGAGGGCCACCGCCAGCAACACCCTGATCGCACAGGACGTGTTCGTACCCGAGCACCGTGTGCTGTCGGTACCCGCCGCCGCGGAGGGCGTCTACCCGCGTACCCTCCGGGACGCGTTGCTGTACGCGTCGGCGTTCGGGCCGATGCTCATCCTGTGCCTGGTCGGACCACTGCTCGGGCTGGGCAAGGCCGCGTTGGGAACGGTGGTGGGCGACGCCACCGCGAAGCCGCTGTCCTTCACCGTCCACGGCCGGCAGGCCGACTCGGTAGGTGTCCAGATGCAGGTGGCCGAAGCGGCACTCAAGCTGGAGACGGCCCGCCTGCACACCTATCGGGCCGCGGACGAGGTGGACCAGGCCGCCCGATCCGGCCGGCCGCTGGACTACTCGGCACGCACGTACATCAGGGCGCGCGCGGGGTTGGCGGCACAGCACGTGCTGGAAGCGATCAGCACACTGCTGAACGCCCACGGCTCCTCCGGTTTCGCCGACGACCGGCCGCTGCAGCGGGTCTGGCGGGACGCCAACGTCGCCGCGCGCCACGCCGGACTGGTCCCGGCGGTCGGCCTGGAGGTCTACGGCAAGACGCTGCTCGGCGTGAGCGAGCGAGTGAGCCTCATGGTCTGA
- a CDS encoding low temperature requirement protein A: MRATERTTAFRARRRLWAAESASGRVTEPELFFDLVFVFMVTQVTHAVETHPGWEGLLKGLFPLVVAWWMFSGFGWLTNAVRPDAVPVRLLLTLAMMAFFIMGLDVPYAFEPEGWAFALAYLAVVAIHCLVYVTTSVPSARQAIIRNAPFNAVAGVLVLLAPHLPETSGWIAWAAAVVVLYLSPFLGRIRGFVIEPHHFVERHALLLLVVLGESVVAVGIGAQSPQSHPVGTSLALGVALGISVASGVWWVYFDGDETKAESEFEKAPEHRRQMLAYYAFTGGHLVMIVGIILVAAGITDAIHHFDGHANRWWLGSGTAVFLVGHAIYRALLGSGRIVDRLVGATGAVPLGTLAGFAGWAGMTAVTGVLAGVAAVDHHLMARNP; the protein is encoded by the coding sequence ATGAGAGCCACGGAACGGACCACCGCTTTCCGCGCACGTCGACGCCTGTGGGCTGCCGAGAGTGCCAGCGGTCGCGTCACGGAACCGGAGCTCTTCTTCGATCTCGTGTTCGTCTTCATGGTCACCCAGGTGACGCACGCGGTGGAGACGCATCCCGGCTGGGAGGGCCTCCTCAAGGGACTCTTCCCCCTGGTTGTCGCGTGGTGGATGTTCAGCGGGTTCGGCTGGCTCACCAACGCCGTGCGGCCCGACGCGGTGCCCGTACGCCTCCTTCTGACGCTCGCGATGATGGCCTTCTTCATCATGGGCCTGGATGTTCCGTACGCCTTCGAACCCGAGGGCTGGGCATTCGCCCTGGCGTACCTGGCCGTGGTCGCCATCCACTGCCTGGTGTACGTCACGACCAGCGTCCCCTCCGCCCGGCAGGCCATCATCAGGAACGCGCCGTTCAACGCCGTGGCCGGCGTTCTCGTCCTCCTCGCGCCGCACCTGCCCGAGACGAGCGGCTGGATCGCGTGGGCGGCGGCAGTGGTCGTCCTCTACCTCTCGCCGTTCCTGGGGCGCATCCGGGGGTTCGTCATCGAGCCGCACCACTTCGTGGAACGCCATGCCCTCCTCCTGCTCGTGGTGCTGGGCGAATCAGTGGTCGCCGTCGGTATCGGCGCCCAGAGCCCGCAGAGCCACCCGGTGGGCACCTCCCTGGCGCTGGGGGTGGCACTGGGCATCTCGGTGGCTTCGGGTGTGTGGTGGGTGTACTTCGACGGTGACGAGACCAAGGCCGAGTCCGAATTCGAGAAGGCACCCGAGCACCGGAGGCAGATGCTGGCCTACTACGCGTTCACGGGCGGGCACCTGGTGATGATCGTCGGCATCATCCTCGTCGCAGCCGGCATCACCGACGCCATCCACCACTTCGACGGACATGCGAACCGGTGGTGGCTGGGGTCGGGTACCGCGGTCTTCCTCGTCGGGCACGCGATCTACCGTGCACTGCTGGGAAGCGGACGGATCGTCGACCGCCTGGTCGGGGCGACCGGCGCGGTGCCGCTGGGGACCTTGGCGGGTTTCGCCGGGTGGGCCGGCATGACCGCGGTCACAGGCGTGCTGGCCGGGGTCGCCGCCGTGGACCACCACCTCATGGCACGCAACCCCTGA
- a CDS encoding transposase family protein, translating into MPDPRRRRGRRHPLPYVLTVAACAVLAGAKSLTAIAEWAADASDRLLFCCGAALCDPDRPFRAPSEATMRRVLQRIDGDAFDAAIGGWLTARAAVSRAAARGRLLARRRRTRWARADRSHPSPAPRPC; encoded by the coding sequence GTGCCCGACCCGCGCCGCCGCCGGGGCCGTCGTCACCCGCTGCCGTATGTCCTGACGGTTGCCGCCTGCGCGGTCCTGGCCGGGGCAAAGTCCCTCACCGCGATCGCCGAGTGGGCTGCCGATGCCTCTGACCGGCTGCTGTTCTGTTGCGGGGCCGCGCTGTGTGATCCGGACCGGCCGTTCCGGGCGCCCAGCGAGGCGACCATGCGCCGGGTACTGCAGCGCATCGACGGCGACGCGTTCGACGCAGCGATCGGCGGCTGGCTCACCGCTCGTGCCGCCGTCTCCCGCGCCGCCGCTCGGGGCCGCCTCCTGGCCCGCCGCCGGCGCACACGGTGGGCACGGGCCGATCGGTCGCACCCCAGCCCAGCGCCTCGGCCATGCTGA